One window of the Trifolium pratense cultivar HEN17-A07 linkage group LG2, ARS_RC_1.1, whole genome shotgun sequence genome contains the following:
- the LOC123905170 gene encoding uncharacterized protein LOC123905170, which produces MSSSQTSSPAKNDDTTPSYNSLPQQITIAYPLSTVFPDDIVKTKKTTPKKSSKRSQSTSHVPSESKKGGKCSKSKSTLKAVHTMRELYLDNPATANVDVNVEASNSSKKNLSLELDLTETLGLEKPRSAEKLGETSLENPDVAVDDIGANSKANLVSEMTVDENAGSGLDAANDATASAAHVDISASVVPESPNSPVAPVHEEGTKTTIPADVITQDKGETASMPDTSEANVIDVESLQFKSTPRAATPSEATKTKIGPKKQWSNVTIPSGSKKKKRKTISSSDSDYEEDQDAEASPAASPQKSAKRKRMAPNVPSVPIDNVSFHCVEYVDRWKFVVKRRMAIERNLTEEFLKCQDIMNLIEEAGLMKTVSELGKCYDKLTREFLVNIPADCDDPLSPEYLKVYVRGKCVDFSPAIINQHLGRCDVPAPELEISMNEVCKTITGDKVRIWPRAGKLSAAKLTTKYALLNKIGAANWVPTTHSNSVATGGVISVVHGVMKNAIASSIACCFMMHMLRGSEVYACFEEE; this is translated from the exons ATGTCGAGTTCTCAAACTTCTTCTCCTGCAAAGAACGACGACACCACACCTTCATATAACTCTCTTCCTCAACAAATCACCATCGCCTATCCACTTTCAACGGTGTTTCCTGATGATATAGTGAAGACGAAGAAGACCACACCGAAGAAAAGCTCTAAACGAAGTCAATCGACTTCTCATGTGCCATCTGAATCGAAGAAAGGCGGTAAGTGTTCTAAATCTAAATCTACTCTTAAAGCGGTTCATACAATGCGTGAATTGTACCTTGACAATCCTGCTACTGCAAATGTTGATGTTAATGTTGAAGCATCTAATTCTAGTAAGAAGAATTTAAGTTTGGAATTGGATTTAACTGAAACCCTAGGATTAGAAAAACCTAGGTCTGCTGAGAAATTGGGGGAAACCTCCTTGGAAAACCCTGATGTTGCTGTTGATGATATTGGCGCTAACTCTAAGGCCAATCTTGTGTCTGAGATGACAGTTGATGAGAATGCAGGTTCTGGGCTAGATGCTGCaaatgatgctacagcatctgcAGCACATGTTGATATTAGTGCTTCTGTAGTCCCTGAGTCACCAAACTCTCCTGTGGCTCCTGTTCATGAAGAAGGGACTAAAACCACCATCCCTGCTGATGTCATTACTCAGGATAAGGGTGAAACTGCAAGTATGCCTGATACAAGTGAGGCAAATGTAATCGATGTTGAAAGCCTCCAATTCAAGAGTACTCCTAGGGCTG CCACTCCTTCTGAAGCCACCAAAACTAAAATTGGGCCTAAGAAACAGTGGAGCAATGTCACTATACCCTCTGGaagtaagaagaagaagagaaaaactaTCTCCTCTAGTGACTCTGACTATGAGGAAGATCAAGATGCTGAAGCATCTCCTGCAGCATCTCCTCAGAAGTCTGCCAAGAGAAAAAGAATGGCTCCTAATGTCCCATCTGTACCAATTGATAATGTCTCCTTTCATTGTGTTGAGtatgttgacaggtggaaattCGTGGTCAAGAGAAGGATGGCCATTGAAAGGAATCTAACTGAAGAATTCTTGAAATGTCAAGACATTATGAATCTGATAGAGGAGGCAGGGCTGATGAAAACTGTATCTGAGTTGGGTAAGTGCTATGATAAGTTGACTAGAGAATTTTTAGTAAACATCCCAGCTGACTGTGATGACCCCTTAAGTCCTGAATACTTAAAGGTATATGTGAGGGGCAAATGTGTTGATTTCTCACCAGCCATCATCAATCAACATCTGGGAAGATGTGATGTTCCTGCACCTGAATTGGAGATATCTATGAATGAGGTATGCAAGACTATAACTGGTGACAAAGTGAGAATATGGCCAAGAGCTGGAAAACTATCTGCTGCAAAATTAACTACAAAATATGCTCTGCTAAACAAAATTGGTGCAGCAAACTGGGTCCCCACTACACACTCCAACAGTGTAGCTACAG ggggagtaatatctgTTGTGCATGGTGTGATGaagaatgctatagcatctagtatagcatgttgtTTTATGATGCATatgttgagggggagtgaagtttatgcatgttttgaggagGAGTGA